The Sebastes umbrosus isolate fSebUmb1 chromosome 4, fSebUmb1.pri, whole genome shotgun sequence genome has a window encoding:
- the LOC119487679 gene encoding zona pellucida sperm-binding protein 3-like: MTLSVRIFFCLFCGVLSAAQNLNVNIRPAAGRFGGQRPDQPQVQEPAAVLQEKQSFTEPLTWRFPEPPAEEEPLFPPDFELKAPSMADSVSAVCTENSVQVEAKKDLLGIGQPVLAADVTLGGCAATGEDPEAQVLIFESELHGCGSQLLMSEDSFIYAFTLLYTPSPLGDSQIIRTGDVAVGIQCHYQRKHDVSSGLLKPTLSPFSVTKASEESLYFSIRLMTDDWQFSRPSAQFLMGDMMKFEVSVKQFHHVPLRVTVDSCVATVVPNIDTVPRYAFLGNSGCLFDSQLTGSSSQFLPRSQDDTLQFEVEAFRFQQDDSGVIYITCSVRATATAAAVDATNKACSFSNGWREASGSHQVCTCCDTDCGTGRQSPLTGTGVQWEQETAVGPITVKERPLE; encoded by the exons ATGACGCTGTCCGTCAGaatctttttctgtctgttctgtggAGTTTTATCAGCAGCACAGAATTTAAACGTGAACATTCGCCCTGCAGCCGGCAGGTTTGGAGGCCAGAGACCAGACCAGCCTCAAGTCCAGGAGCCAGCAG CTGTCCTCCAGGAGAAGCAGTCTTTCACTGAACCGTTGACTTGGAGGTTTCCAGAGCCGCCGGCTGAGGAGGAGCCTCTGTTCCCTCCAGACTTTGAGCTGAAGGCTCCGTCGATGGCCGACAGCGTCAGCGCAGTCTGCACGGAGAACTCCGTCCAGGTGGAGGCCAAGAAAGACCTGCTGGGGATCGGTCAACCTGTCCTGGCTGCAGACGTCACGCTGGGAGGATGTGCTGCCACGGGGGAAGATCCAGAAGCTCAGGTCCTCATCTTTGAGTCGGAGCTGCACGGATGTGGGAGCCAGCTGCTG ATGTCTGAGGACTCGTTCATCTACGCCTTCACGCTGCTCTACACTCCCAGTCCTCTGGGGGACAGTCAAATCATCCGAACCGGAGATGTCGCAGTCGGCATCCAGTGTCACTACCAGAG gaagCATGATGTGAGCAGCGGGCTGTTGAAGCCGACCTTGAGTCCGTTCAGCGTCACTAAAGCTTCAGAGGAAAGTCTCTACTTCTCCATCAGACTCATGACTG atGATTGGCAGTTCTCTCGCCCGTCCGCTCAGTTCCTGATGGGAGACATGATGAAGTTTGAGGTTTCAGTCAAACAGTTTCATCACGTCCCCCTCAGAGTGACGGTGGACAGCTGCGTGGCCACCGTGGTCCCAAACATCGACACCGTCCCACGATACGCCTTCCTGGGAAACAGCGG GTGTCTGTTTGACAGTCAGCTGACAGGCTCCAGCTCTCAGTTCCTGCCTCGATCTCAGGACGACACACTGCAGTTTGAGGTGGAGGCGTTCAGGTTCCAGCAGGACGACAGCGGTGTG ATCTACATCACCTGCAGTGTGAGAGCCACGGCAACTGCTGCAGCTGTTGATGCTACCAACAAGGCTTGTTCATTCTCCAACGG GTGGAGGGAGGCCAGCGGCAGCCATCAAGTCTGTACCTGCTGTGATACAGACTGTGGGACAGGAAGACAGAGTCCCCTGACTGGAACAG